AAGATGGCATCACCGCACAATCACTCAATCAGTTAAAAGCACATGTGATCTCACTCGGCCATATCGATAAGCTACAAGATATTGGCGTTAAAAAAGACAGGCTTTCTATTTTTCCATCGGGCTTAGCCATTCTATGCGCGTGCTTTGAAGTATTATCTATCGATATTATGACGTTTGCAGACGGGGCTCTAAGAGAAGGTCTGCTCTATGACATGATTGGCCGCATTCAACATGAAGATGTTAGAGAGCGCACCATTTCAGCACTGCAAGAGCGCTATATGGTTGACGTACCCCACGCCCAAACCGTCGAGCGAACAGCTATGTACGCGTTTCGTCAGGTTCAGCACTACTGGGGGTTAAACGCTGACTTCTTTGCAGACTTACTGCGTTGGTCGAGCCGGCTTCATGAAATTGGTCTTGCCATCTCGCATACCCAATACCACAAACACGGCGCCTATCTTATCAAGTACTCTGATTTATCTGGATTCTCAAACCAACTACAACAGGCAATAGCCACACTCATACGCAGCCATCGCCGAAAACTCAACCCTGATATCTTTTCTAGTTATACAGATGAGCAAGCCAAGCCACTTATCCGGCTCGCTATACTGCTGAGATTAGCCGTGGCATTAAATAGAAGCCGAGACAGCGGCAAATCCACCACCTTTAAGATTGATGCCGACGCCGATGCCCTGAGTGTTGAGTTTGAGCCGGGCTGGTTGGAGCAACACCCCCTAACCCGAGATGATCTCAGAAGCGAAGCTGATCAGCTAAAAGCCATTGGCTACACGTTTAGCATTTCTTAACCCGGTCGTCACAACCTGAGATGCTCAGGCGGACATACGCCTGACACCATATCACCTTCGACCTGAGCAAGCACCATTCACCATTCACCTTCCACCTAAGAGCAAGCACTAGACAGCACTTGCTCTTAGACAGCACTTGCTCTTAGACAGCACTTGCTCTTCGACAGCACTTGCTCCTAAGTGGTCCTGTACTATAATTGATCAGTATTACAGCAATATAGAAAGGCTGGAGCACTAACAGCAGCTGTCTTCTGCATTAGCATCTCAAAACTTCAACTTAGGTTTAACCCTGAAAATGAACGTTAAGAGTTTAATCAGCAGGAGAACACTCACTAGGTGCAAGCGCACCTTCGTTGGAGCTTGGTTAGCTAGTCTCTATATAATCTGCGTTTCCGCGGTTATCTATTCGCTGAGTTCCTTTCAAATTCAAAACAGACTTGCCTCAATCCCCAAAGGTAATATCGAAAATGGGGAGATATTTATTGATCATCAATGCAAACTGCCTGAATCTGCTTATAGCGAAGCTGAGGGCTCTACTAACTCCCCATTAGACTCAGTCATTACGCTCTCCTGCATTCCACTCAGCGACCCTAAAAAAATCGAATACTACACCTTTGGCGATATCCTCCCCACCATTGAACAAAACAACTTAATTAACTCAAAAATTAATACCGCAAAAGAGGTTGATAAAGCACTCAAAGAACTGATAGATAAAACCACTCGAAACATAAAAAACCAGCAAGCCATCGAGGCTAAACTGCTAGCAGAGATCAATGCCAAGATCGCTGAAATCCGGAAAAAAGACCTTTCTGGTCACATAGCAGAAACCAGAAAATCTAGCGAGAGCATCAGTAAGCCACTGGCACAAAAAATTGAAGATATTAAAAACACCACATCTATCGATAAACATAAGTCAGATGACGAACTAAATATCCTCAAAATAGCGGATGAGGCTAATAAACAACGGCTAGAGGAAGTGCTCAACATCCTTAAAATTGCAGCTGAAGCCAATAGTCAAAAAATCGAAGAGGAGGTCCATTTTTTAAGAGTGGCCGCAGATGAAAATAGCCAGAAAGTAAACAATGAACTCTCCACCATCAGAACAGCAAACGTCGAGAATATTAATAAATTGCAGTCTCTATTAGAGGCTAAAGCTGAACTTCTCAGCACCAATCATGTTTTCGCTGACATCCTGTCGAATATAGAGTACTACGAAAGTTTCTTTGAGTGGGTCAGTAAGCTGCTTGGAACACCCCCTTTTTGGGCGCTGCCAAAGTCGATTCTCACCTTACTTTTAGTCTTATCCACAGGAGTTTTAGGCAGCATTATTTTTGTCACTGTTGAGTTCTTGAAAGAGCCTGAATACCACATTCAAAACCTCACCATGTATCTGTTCAGGCCTTTTCTTGGCATGATTCTAGCGCTATCCATGTACGTAATGCTCAAGGCAGGTCAGTTCACGTTTGTAGATGACAGCAACCAAAACCTTTCACCATTTTTGGTGTCATTCTTGGGCATTATCTCCGGCATGTTAGCAGAGGAGGCCTATCATAGATTGACCAAAACGGGTGGTGCGATGATTAATGGTAAATCTAATGGAGACCAACCAACAACTCAAAAAGGGAGTCTGAAATGAAACAACTACTATTGATAGCCTTACTGACGCTGTTTGCTGCAGAGGTATCGGCAGGTTGTCGATTTGAAGGCGAAGAGTACCCCGTTGGCACCATAAAGGGGCCTCTCATTTGTGGAAGTGATGGTTATTGGCGCCCTAAGTAGCAGCCTGAGTAAGAATAGCAATGCGACTTAAAAACAGTCATCCACTCTGGCAAGGCAAATAGATTGGCGAGTGACCACTCTCCCAAGGGGTGTATTTCTGCATAATCTGATTAAAGAGCGTAGACGTTAAAAGCTGCTCTAGCCATACTTGCAATGCCGTATAGGGTGTTTGCCGAAACCAGTTAATATCAACATGTGCAAACTGACGAACGAACGGCATAATAGCCACATCTGTCACTGACAACTGATTGCCTGATAAGAATGGCTGAGTTTGGAGTCGCTGATCCAAACCAACAAGAAACTGCTCACCCTGCAAACGATAGTGTGCTTCTGAGTGCTCAGGGTAGCGGTCTGCGTATTTATAGCGATCTAAATATCCTTTAAATTCACCATCGTTTTGGTCAATCAAACTAACCGTATCTTCACTCAATTCAGCGTTGTGCTGCATTAGCCAATCATCCGGGTCATGCTGGGCTAATGCCCAGTAGATAATGTCTCTGCTCTCGTCAATAACTCTGCCATCAGGCAATAGTAGTACAGGGACGGTGCCTTTAGCAGAAACCGCTAACATTTCGGCGGGTTTATTCTTTAGGACAATCTCTCGAAGCTCAACCTCAACGCCACTATAACTCAGCGCCATGCGTGCTCGCATCGCATAGGGGCAGCGACGAAAAGAGTAAAGAATAGGCAACGCGCTCACACGCCCTCTTGAGCCTGAAGGGCTTCGATCTGCTCACTAACATCACACCAACTAAGCTCTGTCTCCTCAAGCTCAGCTTTGTATGCAGCCTGCTGTTGCAACAACTCTTTTAAGCGGTTTTTTTGTGCGTCTGTATAGATATCTGGATCGCCCAATAGTGTTTCCACTTCCTCTAGAGCATGTTGCAGTCGATCAATCGCTTTTTCATCTTTTTCTAGCTGCTTGCGTAGCGGGCTAATACGCTTTCTCGCCTCTGCCGCTAAACGCTTGCGCTCTTTTTTATCTTCAGACGACTCGTTATCTGAGTTACCGACCGTTTTTGATGAGGATTGATCAGACTGCTTTTGATACTCCAACAACCACTTTTCATAGGAGGGCAAGTCACCGTCAAACGGTTCAACTCTGCCATCGGCTACCAGCAGAAACTCTTCGACTGTGTTTTTCAACAAATGACGGTCGTGCGAGACTACAATAACAGCCCCTTCAAACCCTTGTAGCGCGACAGTCAAGGCATGGCGCATTTCAAGATCAAGGTGGTTAGTCGGCTCATCGAGCAGTAACAAGTTTGGCTTTTGCCATGCAATAATCGCCAACGCCAAACGTGCCTTTTCACCCCCAGAAAAGGTAGTAATGTCTCCAAATGCGTCATCGCCATGAAAACCAAAACCACCTAAGAAATTTCGGATTGACTGCTCTGATTCGGTTGGTGAAAGTCGCTGAATATGGGTGACAGGTGTCGCTTTAGGATCTAGCGCTTCGAGTTGATGTTGGGCAAAGTAACCAATCGCTAAATGCTCACCACAAACCCTCTCACCAGATAGCGGTGGAAGATCGTTAACAAAGGCTTTGATTAGAGTAGATTTACCTGCCCCATTCGGCCCCAGAAGTCCAACTCGCGTCCCGGGGTGTATACTTAGGGTTACATCATTCAGGATTGTTTTATCCCCATACCCTACGGCTACTTTCTTTAGATTGAGCAGCGGATCTGACATTTTATCTGAACAGGGGAACTCAAAATGAAACGGCGAATCAACATGTGCCGCTGCTATTTTTTCCATCCGCTCAAGTTCTTTTAAACGGCTCTGAGCTTGCTTTGCTTTAGTCGCTTTAGCACGAAAGCGGCGAACAAAGTCTTCTATCTCAGAAATGCGTTGCTGCTGCTTTTCAAAGTTTGCTTGCTGTTGGGCAAGGCGTTCAGCTCTCTGCCTTTCAAAATCGGAGTAGCTGCCAGTATAGTAATTGAGTTTTTTATTCTCAAAGTGCAGTACATGACTGGCAACACTATCAATAAAGTCACGGTCGTGCGAGATAAACAGCAACGTGCCCTGGTACTGTTTTAACCAACGTTCAAGCCAAAGCGTAGCATCAAGATCCAAGTGGTTAGTCGGCTCATCCAACAATAAAAGGTCAGAAGGACACATCAACGCCTGAGCCAGATTCAAACGAATCCGCCACCCTCCTGAGAAATCACTCACTGGGCGATTCATATCTTGCTGCGAAAAGCTAAGACCATGAAGTAGCTGCTCCGCTTTAACGTTGACATTGTAGCCATCAATGGCATCAAGTTGACCGTGGATCTGAGCCATTTTACTATGATCATCTGCAGCCTCTGCTTGAGCTAAAGCTGATTGTAGTTGGCGCAATTCTTTGTGCCCATCTATCACATGTTCGATAGCGGTACGATCAATATTATCGACTTCTTGCTGCATATGGGCGATTCGGCATTGACCAGGCAGCGTTAGCTCCCCCTCATCCGCTTGCAGTTCACCCAGAATCAATTTAAACAGACTGGTTTTACCAGAACCATTGGCACCCACAATGGCCACACGGCGTCCAGCATGGATGGTCACTTCAACTTGGTCTAGCAGCGTATTACCGCCACGTAGTAGACTTAACGCTTCAATATTTAACATGGGCGGCATTCTACCTCGACCGCAGGATAAACAAAACCATGCCAGAACAATCAAGCAAGAATACTCAGCAAAATGCGACAATCAGCCTTCCTAGGGAACTACCCTTAGAAACGCCTTTATGGCGGTTTTCACTTTCAATATGGAAGCTCCCCGATGCGCAGTCCTCCCTCCTGTATCTACAAGATGAGTACGGGCTAAAAGTTAACCGCCTGCTATTTTGTTGTTGGTTGGGGTTTGAAAAAAGGGAGCTACTAGCCGACAAGTTGGAGAGTGACCCATTATTAGCGCAATGGAGCAACCAAACTGTTGCACCATTGCGCTCAATAAGAAAACAACTGAAGCAGGTCGCCCCCCATCACCCTCAACTAAAAGCAACAGTGCAAAGTGCCGAGTTACAAGCAGAGCAAGTCGAACAAGCTTTGCTATTTAATAAAACCGACCTGTTTTCACAACCCTCCATGCAAGGTAAAACACTTCAGACCCTCTCTTATAATTTACAGAGCTATACGCAACAAGCTCTCAGCCATGATGACCAGATAGAACAAGAAGCTCTCATCCCCTATTTGATATCGTTGGTTCATGCTGCAATCCCTAACCATGAACGCACACATATTGAGGCCTATTTTGCTAAATAATTCAGAGCGACCTAAAAAAACCGCTATATTTACAATATAGCGTTCGATACCTAACACAGAGGCCACACAAGACATATGAAGTGGATTTACCGAATTTTTACCCTCATCATTTTAGCGGGTGCGTTAGCCATTCCCTTTTTTATGAAGAATAAACAAGGCGAGCCGATGATGAGTTTGCCCGGTTTAAAAGATCTTTCTCCAAGTTCAATAGTCTCTAATGTGCCGAGCCCTGCTTCTGATCGTACCGTTTACAAATGGAAAGATCACAATGGGGTATGGCACTATGGCGATCAGCCTCCTGAGGGGGTTCAATTCAGTACATTAGTGGTAAACGACAAAACCAATATCATTCAGTCTACGCCAGTACCCAAGACAGACTCAGCTCCGACTAAGGCAACACTTAACAATGAGCCCAAGAACACCTATACCCCATCCAAGAACACCTATGCCCCACCCAAAAGTGATGAAGAGGTGCTCACACTCGATAGAGCGCTCAATATTGTTGATGATGCCCATGCCGTTCGCGATATGATGGAACAGCGTAATCAGCACCTCGATGCGCTGACCGGCAATAAAGAGAAAAAGTAGCCTATTACTCAAAAAACAAGTAAGTTAATAGTCAACTCAAACAGGGGCTGCGGTTTTGACAGCCCTATGAATTATTTAATAAAAATTTATCGTTAAGGACCAAACCCCGATGAAAAAAATGCTCTTGGCCGCTGCCATTTTAAGCGCATCAACACTCACTCATGCTGCCGAAGCGGTTAAATCACTTGAAACGGATGAGCAAAAAGTCAGCTATAGCTTTGGTCTTATATTTGGCAAGCGCATGACCAGCGATATTCCTAACCTCGACTTAAATGTGTTTGTTCAAGGCCTTAAAGACGGATTCAAAGGTGACCCGGCACTGCTTACAGAACAACAGATTGAAGCCACACTGAAGCAGTTTCAAGAAGAACAACGAAGAGAGCAACTTCAGGCGTTTGAAGATATTGCTGAGAAAAACAAAGCAGCAGGCGAAGAATTCCTTGCCAATAACAAGAATAAAGAAGGCGTTGTAACCCTGGCAAACGGGTTGCAGTACAAGGTTATTAAAGCAGGCTCAGGGGCCAAACCAACATCAAAAAGTATGGTTAAAGTCCACTATAGCGGCAGCTTGATAGACGGCACGGTTTTCGATAGTTCAATCGAGCGAGGCGAGCCGGTTAGTTTCGCGGTAGATGGTGTTATTGCTGGATGGACACAGGCACTGCAAATGATGCCTGTAGGCAGTAAGTGGAATCTCTATATCCCTTCTGACCTCGCTTATGGACCAGGCGGAAACCGAAGCATTGGGCCAAACGAAACACTATTGTTTGAAGTCGAGCTACTTGAAATACAACAGTAAAAAAGGCGGTTGCGACAATAGACAGAGCAACTTGCTCCGCATTTGACGTTTGCCATCACGCCTATCTATCCCCGCCTAGGCGGGGATAGATAGGATACAAGAAGTCATTATTTATTAAAAACGCTGTTCAATTCAGGTAACCACCGTCCATTCGATCTAGCACTGCGATAACTGAAGCTTACTTCGCAAACTCTTGCAACATCCCATCTGACATTAACGCAATAACTCCACCCGGCTTATTAGAAAAAACTGCGGCAGTCACCGCTTTACTTGAAGCGCCACCGTAAGCTTTTCTTGGGCTTGCCTGCCAAGTCGATTCAACAGTTCCTGATGGCACGGCTATCATAGACAGCTTACCTTGGAAGGTCCCAAGCAGTAGCGTGCTTTCGTCATCTGAAAACCTGGCTGAGGTAAAGTTAGTGTAGCGATTAGGCAGTTTCAAAACAGGCTCTCCACTCACTAAGTCCCATACAATGGAGTCCTCTCTTTGAGAGGTCGTAAAGCCATATTTTCCTTTACTGGAAATAGCGACGGTTTTAATTTGGTTTTGATGAGTAAACTGCTGAACCTGCTTGCCACTTTTTAAATCCCACACTTTAGCGGTTAAATCATCGCCTCCGGTAATGCCCCATCGACCATCATCGGATACGCCCACAGAGCGCACCTCTGCTTGATGCTCAAAAGTAAAAACTCGACTCCCCGCCTGCATATCAAAATACATGGCAGTGCGATTGTTCATGCCCAGTAGTGCGTAGCGGCCATCCCAGGATAGTTCCATCGCGAGTACTCTGGCGGGCGCCTTCCAAAACGCTACAGATTTACCCGTTGCGGTTTCCCACAACACAACGTTGTCTTCAACCGCGGTTGCCGCCAATGTACCATCGCCGGAAATTGAAGCAGCTCGAATTAAGCTCTTTTCGTCGGCGGCATGGTTCCAATCAAACAAACGCTCTTTTTTGGCTACATCCCAGAGGCTACCTCCATGGTGAATTGAGCCTATCAGGGCATAACGGCCATCACGGGAAATATCACCACTCAAAAAGCCCTGCACAGCGAGTTCTGCTTTTGATTCAGGCCCTTTACCGCCACACCCAGCCAAGATTAGTAGTGCAATAGATAAGCAAAGTGAATTTTTAACCCATGTATATAAACGATAGTTTGATTGCACCATATTCATCAAACGAAAACACTCCTGCTAAGAACTCAAAGGGAATAGGCTATTGTTAGGTATCAGTTTAGACAAAGATAGGATCAAAAAAGAAGAAGTTTGTGAAAAAATCACAAAAATAGAGATGCTAAGCAGGATCTTATTAAAAAATCACCTGCTTAACGAAAAAACTGCCCGCAGAAAAAAGGCTAATAACACGCTATAAACACTTGCTTGGGTTGAAGCTGCTAACAAGCCATATAATCTTAGTGATTATGCAACCTGGTCGGCATGAGCATTATGGAGCACCTCAAGCAATGCATCTTCAAACTCAAAACGGTCTTCAAGCACTTCACCTAACTTAGACATTTCATTGCCTAGTGCGGCTAAACCATCATCAACCTTATGCACGTTATCAAACTGATCATTAAATCTTAACGCGGCTTCTGTTGTAATCTCAATTTGAGGGATGATCTTTTTAGCGAGTTCCAAGCCGCCATCATCAAACTCTTTGGCTTCCTGAATCAGTTGTTCGTAGACCTCAAAATGACCCGCAGAAACATAATCTACAAGGATCTGACAAAAATTTTGGTATTTACTAACTAGCGCTTCTGGTGACTCACTTTCCGTCGATGTGATTTCGCAATAAAGAACAATAAGATCTTGTCGCTCTTTTAACCACTTATCGACGATATCACTCACGCCTCCCCAACGCTCTTTTGCATTACGGCAATTTTCGAGCATAACAGTCCCCTTGACCCAAGTCTTTTTCGCAAGATTATTCGATACTGACCGGTTTCAGAAAACACTCTGAAAAATATAAAGTCGAATAATCGTTGCGTCCTAGTTTATTGTTTTCTTCCGCCCCCTACAGGCTCACCCCATACTTTATGCGAGCCTTGAAAACGAAGCAAGCTTAGAACCTAAACAAAATGTGAAATCATCGCAAGGGGTATTTGATTTATTCAACCTAACTCACTGAACAATGGGGCAGTTACCTCTAACAGGCCAGTTCCCTATATCAGACCAGTATCTCTCCCCTACCAGGGCATGAGCTGGTCAGGATTGCCTAAGACTTTCTTAATAACTGAAATAAGCCCATCAAGCCAATTGAGATAAATACCACCAAGGTCCAACCAGGAATACTTAACCCTAAAAACACCCACTGCACTTCTGCACAATCACCAGTACCGCTCAACATCATGGTCAATACCTCCTGCATAGGAAAGTATTCCATATTATCTACGATATAACTTAAACCCGGCCCACATGCAGGAATTTCATCAGCCGGTAAGCTTTGTAACCACAATTGTCTGCTTGACAGTCCAGCGCCAATCCCTGCGACTAACATTAGCAATACACCATAAATTTTGGTGCCGACTTTGGCAGGATTATGAATCGCGGCGATAAGCGCCAATACCCCGATAGTTATCACAACAATGCGTTGGGACATGCAGAGGGGACAGGGTTCAAGGCCTTTTATATACTCTAGAAAAAATGCAAACGCCATCAAGGATGAGCAGGCCAAAAACAGTAGCAGATTAAGCAGGCGCGTCGCGGGAATGGTCATCAAGTTCTCCAGTGGAACATATTCAGGGTTAATCTAAAACAGGCAAAACATAATGACATGTCACAACTGTTGCAAGTTAAATTAAGTTAAAACTACCCAACTCTATCACAATCAAAGTGTAAAAAATCAGGTGTCTATCGACTGTCTGAAATCTAAGTAGGTGCTCAATACCCGCTGCGGAGTCTCAATATGAGGGTAATGCCCAACGCCTTCTAACCGAACCACATCACCGTTTTCAACCATATATTCGTAACGATCGGCCATATCACGACCTGATACAGGGTCCTCTAGGCCATTAATAAAGCGCATGGGTGTTGGTGTTTTTTGCAAGGCACTAACCCAACGATTGCGGTGACAACGTCGCTCTTCAATATACCGAACTAAACGATGAATTAAACCTAACCCATTGTTGTATTTAATTAAATCCCAGAAGTTCTGCAGCAACTCCTGATCGGGTTGATTAGCTGCACCAAACAAACGACACATCGCTTTTTCATAAGTGCTTCGAGTGATAAATCGGCTAACGATGCCACCAAAAGCACTGCTCAATAAGCGCTGTATAAATACTGGCTGGTGAGTTTCAGGAAATAGCCCACCATTTAGAAAGCAAACACTCTTTATTTCGCAGTCATGGGTTTGCTCTAACTGCCGAGCTAATAACTCCTGTGCAACACTGACACCGAAGTCATGGCAGATCACATCACACTGCTGAACACCTAACTCTCGTAAAAAACCAGAGAGCAAGTCGGCCTGATCAAGAACATTGTAATCATAGTCAACAGGCTTGTCCGAGAAACCAAAGCCGATTAAATCGATAGCGATAACAAAATACCGTTCGGTAAGCGCGGGCCAAAGGGCGTGCCAATCCCACGAAGCGGTCGGGAAACCATGTATCAGTACTAACGGCTCTCCCCGCCCCTCAATTCGACAAAAAATTGAGTGATCACGGTAGGTAAACCACTTCCCTCCCTGTTGCCAGCTATCCAAGCTTGCGGATGTGTCCATAATTGCCTCTATATGGCAGTTTTTTGCCTTTATATGTAAAGCTTACTTTACAGTTATTGTTATACTTGGGATCTGAGTATTTTGCCCTCCGGCTATAGTAGCATCTCCAACCGCAAAATTTTCAATAATAGTGCAGGTTAAGTGACTGACTGCGTTGATCTATTTTTATCTTTTTAGAACCAAAGCTCAACCTGATAAAAAATATTTTTTGGCGGCCTGACACTTCAAGTACGATGGCAGGCAAATTGCGTATAAATAATAAGATCAGTCACTCAACTAAACCCTTGAGAGGTTTATGGCCACTCTACAAGGGGTATTAAAGGCGGCTTTTTTCTCATTAAATCGATTAAGCAGCCGATAGCCATTATATACATCACCAGATACGTATTCGGTGATAGGAGGTTTGGGTTATGCATTACCAACAGAATGAGTATTTAGAAAGACTTACTAGACTTCACAGCCTCAAATTGGAGCAGGCCAATAAAGCTAAAATAAGCCCCAATAGCCTAATGTACATGGTATTAAAGGCTGAAGCTGAGGCTATCGATCAAGAACTTAAAAGCCGACAGAGTTAGCGCTCATCCTATATTTTTCTGACCTGGTGCTTATCAGGTCAGAAATCAGCCTTTGTTAATGTAAGTTCATAACAGGTAAATTATGGGCGCGGCGGCTTACTTAGATTTACGTTCCTCTAGGTACTATCCGGACTGGCAATTAGCCAACATAACCCTTCTCATGTTACATTCCGCTTTCCACAGCGGTCTGCATTGTCGTTTTTAATATGCAGGCTTATTTCAATCCTAAAAGTATCAGATTTTTTTACAGTTTTCCGGGGTTAATCCATGCAAGATATTCTTGAGTCAAGCTTCCGTCAGATCATCGATGCGGTAGGAGAAGATGTTAAACGGGAAGGTTTAGTCGACACGCCTAAACGCGCCGCTAAAGCCATGGAATTCTTGACCCAAGGGTACCGCCAGGATTTAGACGAAATTATCAATAATGCCATTTTCGAGTCTGATAATGATGAAATGGTCATTGTTAAAGATATTGAGCTTTACTCTCTGTGCGAGCATCACATGCTGCCGTTTATTGGTAAGTGTCATATTGCCTACATTCCAAACGGCAAAGTATTAGGCTTGTCTAAGTTTGCACGAATTATCGATATGTTCGCCCGACGCCTTCAAATTCAAGAAAACCTCACACGCCAAATCGCTGAAGCGGTGCAGCAAGTAACCGGTGCTAAAGGTGTTGGCGTGGTCATAGAGGCAAAGCATATGTGCATGATGATGCGTGGAGTCGAAAAGCAAAACTCTGTGATGAGCTCATCAATGATGTTAGGTACTATGAGGGAGTCTCAAGCTGCCCGCTCTGAGTTTCTAACACTCATTAGTCGTTAAGCTTATTATCACTATAGCGCTTTAGGTCGAGATTATTATGTCATCAGTTGCAACTATAAATATTAAAAATCTGCGATTAAGAACATTCATTGGCATTAAAGATGAAGAGATTAATAATCAGCAAGATGTGCTGATCAACGCTACTATTCGCTACGATGCCAAAAAAGCGATTGCTGAAAACTGCATTGAGAGCGCATTGAACTACCGCACAATCACCAAACAGATTATTAAACTGGTTGAAGATAATCGCTTTGCCCTGCTTGAGAGAATGACTCATGAAATACTGAGCATCATTATGAGCTATGAGGATGTTGTTGATGCATCGGTTGAAATAGATAAACCTTACGCTCTGCGTTATGCAGATTCAGTGTCGGTGACGCTGTCTGCGTCTAGATAGTCGCCACAACCACAGTAAGAAGACCCCGTGATAATAAGATCCACTGAATAATAAGGAGCTTTCATGACATACAGCGACCCGCATAACGACGAACAAATCAGCACCATATTGCATCAAGTAAAAACGATTGCACTAGTAGGCGCTAGCAACAAAGAAGATCGGCCTAGCTATCGAGTAATGCGTTTTATGCAACAAAAGGGCTTCAAGATCATTCCTGTGAGCCCTCGACTAGCCGGCCAAACACTACTCGGCGAAACCGTCTACGAAAGCCTTGATTCTATTCCCCAAGCAGTTGATATGGTCGATCTGTTTGTCAATTCAGAGCGAGTGACTCCCATTATAGAGAGCGCTATTGCATTGTCTCCTAGTATTATTTGGATGCAGATAGGCGTAATCAACATAGCGGCTGCTGAACTTGCCAAAGCAAAAGGCATTAATGTGGTAATGGACCGCTGCCCGAAAAAAGAGATCGAGCGTTTAGGCTTGTTTAGCGGAGAGACCTCCTCATAGGGAGGTCATTCATAAAGCTTAGGTTCATAACAGCTAGGATAGAGATCTAGCTGTTATGATAGTAAAACAGCTGATACCGTACCCTCCCCTTTTCACGCAGTACAAACCTCTCCCCCGGCGCAATTACCGCAGCAAACTCTGAATCGATCACATACCCTATTGTTTTGTCTGCAATCTGTTGGTAAATCAGCTCACCCTCATGCACCACAACTTTAACCCAGGTATCTGCATCGTTGCACTGTAGGTCTGCATCCTTTTCGCTAATCGCCTGTTGAGTCAACATAGCCGAGCATGCGATTTGCTGAGCCTCTGACGGTATTCTTGGCATATTGCACTTCAAACAGTCCAACAAGGTTCCTAGCGCACGTTTACGCCCCTCAACCTCTAACACCCAAGGACGATTAATCCAAGGCGGGTTGTGTCTGACATGCTGAGCATGACCACACTCCAGGTCGGCAACCCAATCACCTTGATCATCAATATGAAATCCAACAATACCCTTGTTCACACGCCACCTTACTAATCTTCACTAACCGCCTTATCGGAGGTAATGATATACTCTTGCTTAGACAAGACAAATCTCTAACCTTCTGCTCCCAGGTTTTCTCAATGGCACTACAATCAAACCTGTCGTTATTCACGAACAAGCGCTTGGATAACGGGACACCACAATTCAGTAGCCTGTATCAGTCGGTTACCGCACTAAGAAGAG
This genomic window from Alkalimarinus sediminis contains:
- a CDS encoding FKBP-type peptidyl-prolyl cis-trans isomerase: MKKMLLAAAILSASTLTHAAEAVKSLETDEQKVSYSFGLIFGKRMTSDIPNLDLNVFVQGLKDGFKGDPALLTEQQIEATLKQFQEEQRREQLQAFEDIAEKNKAAGEEFLANNKNKEGVVTLANGLQYKVIKAGSGAKPTSKSMVKVHYSGSLIDGTVFDSSIERGEPVSFAVDGVIAGWTQALQMMPVGSKWNLYIPSDLAYGPGGNRSIGPNETLLFEVELLEIQQ
- a CDS encoding WD40 repeat domain-containing protein; this translates as MNMVQSNYRLYTWVKNSLCLSIALLILAGCGGKGPESKAELAVQGFLSGDISRDGRYALIGSIHHGGSLWDVAKKERLFDWNHAADEKSLIRAASISGDGTLAATAVEDNVVLWETATGKSVAFWKAPARVLAMELSWDGRYALLGMNNRTAMYFDMQAGSRVFTFEHQAEVRSVGVSDDGRWGITGGDDLTAKVWDLKSGKQVQQFTHQNQIKTVAISSKGKYGFTTSQREDSIVWDLVSGEPVLKLPNRYTNFTSARFSDDESTLLLGTFQGKLSMIAVPSGTVESTWQASPRKAYGGASSKAVTAAVFSNKPGGVIALMSDGMLQEFAK
- the rsd gene encoding sigma D regulator is translated as MLENCRNAKERWGGVSDIVDKWLKERQDLIVLYCEITSTESESPEALVSKYQNFCQILVDYVSAGHFEVYEQLIQEAKEFDDGGLELAKKIIPQIEITTEAALRFNDQFDNVHKVDDGLAALGNEMSKLGEVLEDRFEFEDALLEVLHNAHADQVA
- a CDS encoding disulfide bond formation protein B; amino-acid sequence: MTIPATRLLNLLLFLACSSLMAFAFFLEYIKGLEPCPLCMSQRIVVITIGVLALIAAIHNPAKVGTKIYGVLLMLVAGIGAGLSSRQLWLQSLPADEIPACGPGLSYIVDNMEYFPMQEVLTMMLSGTGDCAEVQWVFLGLSIPGWTLVVFISIGLMGLFQLLRKS
- a CDS encoding alpha/beta fold hydrolase, encoding MDTSASLDSWQQGGKWFTYRDHSIFCRIEGRGEPLVLIHGFPTASWDWHALWPALTERYFVIAIDLIGFGFSDKPVDYDYNVLDQADLLSGFLRELGVQQCDVICHDFGVSVAQELLARQLEQTHDCEIKSVCFLNGGLFPETHQPVFIQRLLSSAFGGIVSRFITRSTYEKAMCRLFGAANQPDQELLQNFWDLIKYNNGLGLIHRLVRYIEERRCHRNRWVSALQKTPTPMRFINGLEDPVSGRDMADRYEYMVENGDVVRLEGVGHYPHIETPQRVLSTYLDFRQSIDT
- the folE gene encoding GTP cyclohydrolase I FolE codes for the protein MQDILESSFRQIIDAVGEDVKREGLVDTPKRAAKAMEFLTQGYRQDLDEIINNAIFESDNDEMVIVKDIELYSLCEHHMLPFIGKCHIAYIPNGKVLGLSKFARIIDMFARRLQIQENLTRQIAEAVQQVTGAKGVGVVIEAKHMCMMMRGVEKQNSVMSSSMMLGTMRESQAARSEFLTLISR
- the folX gene encoding dihydroneopterin triphosphate 2'-epimerase, whose protein sequence is MSSVATINIKNLRLRTFIGIKDEEINNQQDVLINATIRYDAKKAIAENCIESALNYRTITKQIIKLVEDNRFALLERMTHEILSIIMSYEDVVDASVEIDKPYALRYADSVSVTLSASR
- a CDS encoding CoA-binding protein; its protein translation is MTYSDPHNDEQISTILHQVKTIALVGASNKEDRPSYRVMRFMQQKGFKIIPVSPRLAGQTLLGETVYESLDSIPQAVDMVDLFVNSERVTPIIESAIALSPSIIWMQIGVINIAAAELAKAKGINVVMDRCPKKEIERLGLFSGETSS